The sequence GAGTTCACTCCATTCGGCAAATACTTCCAGCCCGCCTTCCCAAATCGTCTGCGCGTGCCCCGCCTCAGCATGTGCATGCCCTGCGTGCTCGTCGGCCTCGGACGTCGCCGGTTCCTCGCGTCGGCCGCAGTTTGTAAATACGGCCACAATGAGAGCGGCGGCAAGCAATCTGTATATCTTCTTTTGCATGTTCTAATTCTCCAGTATGTCAAGTCCGACCGCTCGCCTCAGATTCACGCGGGCTTCTGCAACCGCGTTGCGCATTTTGAGTGCCGCGTCTTGCGCTTCGATGCCGGTACGCAGGGCATCAATCAGTTCCAGAGCGGCCATCTCACCCTCCAAATAGAGTCGGGCGCCGCGACCCATGTTGACGATCGCGCTATCCGCGAGGTCCGGATGCGAGTCAGCCGACAGCGTTTCCACCAATTGCCACTGTTTGAACGCCGAATGCACTTCTTGGTCCACGTTTGTCAGTACGGCGCTCCGGGCCCGCTCCGCTCCATATAGCGCGCTTGCTGCCGCGTGCCGTGCACTGCGCCGCTGGCTCCATAACGGAATCTCCAATTCACCTTCGAAATACACGCCGCCGTCACCCGGCACCACGGCTTTCGTGCCGATGCCCAAACTGAAATCTGGCAACTGATTCCATTTCGCCGCTGCCAGCGTCTTGCGTCCGGCGTCTTCGTTCCGTTTCACTTCAGTCAGAACGGCTCGATGCTCATGTGCGAAGTTCGCTGCATCCGCTTCAGTCGCGAAATCCGGCGCCTTAAATACAAAAAGTCGCAAAGCGGACAGTTCATCCGCATTGCGACCCGTTAGCGTCACAAGCTCGGTCAAGACAGCGTGCGCTTCTCTTTCCAACTCTACGCGCTGCTGCTGCAACTGAATCACTTCAAGCTGGATACGCAGCTCGTCATATGGCGCCGCGTCACCCGCGACGCGTCGTGCACTCGTCGCCGCCGCCAGGCGTTCGGCTTGCGCGAGCACGCTGTCCATCGCGGCAATTTGGCGCATGAGCCGGTCAAATTCGTAAGCCTGAATCGCAACCTCTGCCGCAAGCGCCTGCCGTGCTTCGATGTAGCGAGCCTGCTCCACGTCATAGGCCGCGCGCGCCGCGCCCGATTGGGCAGAATACGACCACAAGAACCCGAAGTTCTGCCGTACGCCCAAAACCCGTTCGGTTGTGTTCGCAGCATCGTTCAGCGCCTCTTGCGTGGCAAACAGCGCCGGATTCGGGAAGGCGCGGCTGCCTGTCCACGCTGCACGCGCCTGCGCCATCTCTGCCCGCGCCTCGGCGAGCAACGGAGCCGTCGAGTCGAGCGCGGCGATCACTTCCCGCAGCGCCGGGGACGGTGCCTGTGCCGATGCACGCTCGAAAAACATACAAACAAAAAACGCTCCCGTCAGGAGCGATGTGCAAAAATGCCCAAGTCGCATGACTGGTCTCCAAATTCAATACGCATAAGTTCCGTCCGGGTTGTCCGGGCGGAGTACACCTATAATTGAGTTAGGAGAGCAGTCGTGGTGGACGTTCTAAAGCAGTGGGGCGGTGGGAGGGGAAAAATGAATGATGTGAGTGCTGCGCCAGCTCTTCGCACAGCATATAATGGTCAAATTCGACGGGAATCAGCGCATACGCGCCGCCATGGCAAAGGCACACGCAACAGCCGTCGCCGTGATCCTCATGGTCAGCGTGCGGTTTATGGGTCGCGGATGCGTGATCGCAATCGTGCATCCACGTGTCGGGCAACAAAGTTCCCGAGACGAGCACGGATAGAACCACGATCAATAGGACTCCGCGAATATTCATGCACTCTTTACGTTTGAATCGTGACCTTTGTTCCAGATACGTGTCAATGATAGCAAATTTGGTGAATTAAAGTCAAGCAGTTCATTGTTTGTTAGCAAGAACCCGATGCGGAAGGCTAACGCAACAGTTTAATAAAATTACATTTAGGGAGTCGTAGGGCTCCTTGCCAGACAGTAGGCCCTATTTCCGAACCGGCATTGGCTCCAAATGCAATGCTGTCAACCCATTGCTGCCACGCTTGTCCTTGCGGCCCGTGACTACCAGCATGGACTGGCCCGGCACCAGATGTCCATACTTTTCTTGCGCATCGGGGAAAACCGTCACGTTCAGCAGACCCGTTTCATCTTCAAGCGAGAAGAAGATCACGCGCTTGCCGGACTTAGTCGGTGGCGTATGCGGCCGGATCACGACGCCCGCCGCCGAAAGTACGGTGCGCATATCCGGATTTGTCTTCACCTCACGGCAAGTGTGAATCCCTTTCGCGCGCAAGTTGTCGCGCCAGAACGTCATAATATGTCGCCCGGGCGAGAGCCCCAACACGCGATGCTCCTGCGCGGATCGTGTGAACAGATCAAAATCCGCGCGTTGAGAAATCACCGGCTCCAAATCGAGCGCCAGCACCAATCGTCCGGCCCGCTCCGGTGGCAGCAGCGTTCCCAAGCTGAACAATAGCTCTTTGCGATTTGCATGCAATACATCAAATGTCCCTGCCAGCACCAGATTTTCCAGCATATCACGGTCGAGCCGTACACGTCGCGTAAAATCACCCCACGAGACAAACGGCCGCGCGTTTCTGATTCGCTCCGCAAGTGCTTCATTCATTCCGGAAATCTGTAAGAGTCCGATGCGAATCGCGCCCGCCTGCACGGTCGTCAGCGCTGCGCTTGCGTTGCAGTCGGGACCCAATACGGCAATTCCGCGCCGTCGCGCCTCGTTCATCAGCGTCGCCGCCGGAAAGAAACCCATGGGCTGATGATTGAGCAGCGCCGCGTAAAACTCCGCCGGGTGATGCGCCAGCAAAAACGCGGTCTTATAACTGGTGTCCCCGAACGCCGCCGCATGCGCTTCGCAAAAACCGTAACCCGCGTAGCCTTGAATCCACACGAACACCTTCTCAGCCAGCTCCGGCTCGACTCCGCGCGTAATCGCCTGCCGAACGAACACTTCGCCAAGTTCGAGCATCTTTTCATGCGAGCGGTTATGTGAAATCGTCCGTCGCAATACATCCGCCTGTCCCGGTGTGAATCCGGCCAGTTCAACCGCGATGCTGATCACTTGCTCTTGGTAGAGCACGACCCCATAGGTATGATCAAGTATCTTGTCAATAACCGGGTGAATCAACGTCACGGCTTCCATCCCATTACGGCGGCGCACGAACGGCTCCACCATTTCACCCTTAAGCGGACCCGGTCGAATCAGCGCCACTGCCGCGATCACGTCTTCAATGGTGCGTGCTTGCAAGCGCGGCGCGAGCGATTGCTGTGCGGGGCTCTCATTCTGAAAACCGCCCGTCGTCTCACCTGAGCGCAGCAGTTCAAATGTTGCCTCATCATCCAACGGAATGTCGTCATACTGGAACTCCGGCGCATGTTCACGCACCATGACCGCAGCGTCTTCCACCGCGCCCAGCGTCGGCAGTGACAAGAGATCGAATTTTACCAGACCCAAGTCTTCTACGCCGTCTTTATCGTAGTGCGAGATCAGCATACCGTTCGCCGCGCGCAGCAGGGGAGTAATCTCCTGTACCGGCGCGCCGGTGATCATCACGCCGCACGGATGCGCCGAAATATGCCGCGGCATGTCATCCAGCCCTGCGCATAGTTCGAACAGCAATTCAAACTTTTTGCGATCTACTTTAAGCGCGCGAATCTCCGGTCGTGACTCGAGCGTCGCCGCAATCCGCTTGGCCGACAGCGCCCAATGCGACAGCCGCGCCAAACGGTCAATGTCCATTGGCTCAAATCCGATGGCTTTCGCCACGTCACGCAGCGCCCCGCGCGCGCGATAGCGGTTATAGGACGCCACTCCCGCGACATGCGCCTGCCCGTATTTCTGAATCACGTATTGCACAATCTCTTCGCGATAGCGTCGGTCAAAATCCACGTCAATATCCGGCAGCGAATCCCGCCGCTCGGGATTGATGAACCGCTCGAACCGCAAATTTCGCCGAAACGCATCCACCTTGGTAATATCCAGACAGTATGCAACGACCGAATCCGCCGAGCTGCCGCGTCCCGCGTAGCGTACACCTTTGGTTCGCGCAAAGCTCAGCAGATCATGCACGATCAAAAAGTAGCCGGCGAATCCCAGTTCGCCGATTACACTTAGTTCGTAATCAATTCGCTCCCGCAACTCCCGCGAGACATCACGGTACTTGCGCTGCGCACCCGTAAGCGCCAGCGCACGCATGCGTGTGAGGGATTCATCGTCGGCAACTTCCGCATAGCGCGGGCGATAACGCAGATCTTTCAAATCAAAGTTCACGCAGCGCTCCGCAATCTCCGCGGTCGCGGCCAGCGCTTCCGGCCATTTAATGAACTGTTTGCGCAATGAGTCGGGACTCTGCAAGTAGCCGAATGCATTGATCGGCCGCTCGGGATGGGCGTCGTCGAGCCGAATCCGATTGCGGATGCAGCACATCAAGTCAAAGATGCGAAACTGCTCGGGTTGCGCGTAGTGAACCGGATTCGCCGCGACGATTTTCACCCCTGACTCCGCGCACGCCGCCGCCGCACGCATATTGAACTCATCTTGCAGCGGCAGCTGCGTGCGTTCGATCCGGACGTAGAAATCATCGCCGAATCGTGCGCGCATTCGTGCCATCCAAGCCGCCGCTTTCTCGATCTGCCGCGCCAGCAAAAATTTCGCGAACGGCGCATCAAAGCCGCCCGCGATTAACACAATATCCTCCGCCTGCTCACACAGCACACGTTCCGCAAGCTCGGGCTGCCGCCGTTCATGATCAAGATGCGCTTGTGATAAAAGATTGCACAAACAGGCAAAGCCCCGGCGCGTGCGCGCCAGGGCCACAATTCTCCCGCTGTCAATCGTCAGTTCAACGCCTAAGATCGGTCGCACGCCGTGCCGCGCGCACAGCCCCAGAAACTCCGGCACCCCGCAGAAATTGTCGCGGTCGGTCAGCGCGAGCGTATGATAGCCGAGCTTCGCCGCCACGCGCACGATTTCGTCCAACCGCGCCGCGCCATTCAGAAAGCTGAATTCGCTGCGCACCAACAGGGGCACGGGCGTGATCATGCCGCCTTCGCAAGCCAATCCCCGGAATTCGGATTGCGGCACAACAGCAAACGGCGCTGCGCCGTAAGCACCAGATAGAACTCGCGCGCGCACTCCGTCTCCCACCAGCGCCCCGCCTCCCACCAATGATCGAGCACGCACACCACCGGGTGCATCTGCCCCCGCCACATCAACGTCAGCGGTCGCCCCAAATCGCATTTCACAATCGTCGGTTCCATGACCTATGGTAAGCTGATTCCCCGTGTTTGATACACCAATTGAGCGAAGCGCGGTTGCTGTCGTTCAAACGCTTCGGTTCCGTTCAGCAGCGTCGTACTGCCGAAGCGCGCCGCCAACCGTGCCTGCACACGTTCAAGCGCCTGATCCGCATCGCCGCGTACGCGTTCGCCCCACAACGTACTCTGCGGGGCAACCATCGGCAACAGGCCGTGCGCTTCAATTTCTATTCGGCGCAGCGCGGCGCGCAGGTTTCCCGGCAACTGTTCAAACAGCATGCGTTCCAGCCGCGTTGCGGTCAGTTCACTCGCTTGCAGCTTCACATCACGCGCTTCCGCCCGCGTCTTGCTCGCAAATCTTACACGCAGCAGCGTCGTCCACAACTTCGCCTCACACAGTCGTTCCGTCAAACTCCGCGCCGCCTGCATTACCGCCCGCTCTACACGCTGTTCGTCGCTGTCCGCAATCTCTTCGGTAATACTCACACTTGGCGCCGGGAAGTTCACGCGCACGCTCTCTTTGTGTCGTGTCATTTTACTCAGCACAAATTCGCGCTCAAACCCCAGATGCGCTTCGAGAAATCCCGCGGGCAGGCTCATCACCTGTGCCACCGTGTGAATATCAAAATGATGCAAACGCTCAGTCGCGCGTTCAGGCAGCGCCATGCTCTCTACCGGCAGTTTCGAGAGCACCAACGTCTCCATTACCGGCGCGACGAATTGCCCGTGCTGACGTGCCAACCACGCCATCCACTTGTCCGCGCCGCCGCCCCACTTCAGTTTCACTCGCGCGCGCTTCGCGAGCTCGAGTCCCAGTTCCTTCACCAGTTTGTCCGTCCCTCCGAATCGCTTCATGTCCTGCGTGATATCGAGAAACCCCTCATGTAAATCCACCGTCTCAACCTGTGGCGTGAACTCCGCGCACACCGACCACGCTTGCTCGTATCTCTCCGCGTAATCTTCCGCCCGAAAGTCACGTACTTCAAGCCCCGGGCAGCGCCGCCGGGCCAGCCGTACTGGCGTCCCCGGTATTACCCCGCGTGAAACCGCCTCGGCCGTAGCCTCCAGAATCACACGCTCCCGCGCAACGGCAGTCGCCCCCGCACCCTGAGTGTAAAACTCGTCAAGCGAAATAAAAACAAGCATCAAGATTCGAAATTTATTCATTTGTTCAAATAAGATACAAAGAAAAGCCCCACGAGTCAAGGGGGCTTCTCTCTTAATTCTCTCAATAAATAGCATCGCTACAGCACCGTGATGCTCGCGCTCATGGAATTTCTTTGTTTTGCGGCTGCGCCTACGCCTATTTCATCAGGATCATCTTCTTGACGAACATCTGATTACCAACCGACAACCGGTACCAATAGATCCCCGAAGCCAAACCCGACCCGTCAAACCACACGCTTCGACGGCCCGCCGCAACTTCACCCGCTATGAGATCGGCCACCTCACGCCCCGTGACATCGTACACAGTGAGCTTTGCGCGGCCCGCCTGCGGCATGTCAAAGCGAATCTCAGTCACCGGGTTGAACGGGTTCGGGCTGTTTTGCAGAAGCTGCGTCTCGCGCGGTACGAGTGCATCGTCGCTGATTGGTGGCGCTCCCGCCGCAACAATTGTGAAGTTCGAATTCGAAATGTCGCTGACATCGGTGCGCGTCACGCCGGTGATACGCACGC is a genomic window of bacterium containing:
- a CDS encoding T9SS type A sorting domain-containing protein; this translates as MLVASTANTGWYPRNVPTGATTTARVRISGATRADIFDVSDANFAIVGPTLTVTSPNGGETWVQGTMDTIRWTSTNLTDNVKIELNRSYPTGTWAVLVASAPNTGSYPRMVPTGLSSAARVRITGVTRTDVSDISNSNFTIVAAGAPPISDDALVPRETQLLQNSPNPFNPVTEIRFDMPQAGRAKLTVYDVTGREVADLIAGEVAAGRRSVWFDGSGLASGIYWYRLSVGNQMFVKKMILMK
- a CDS encoding TolC family protein — protein: MRLGHFCTSLLTGAFFVCMFFERASAQAPSPALREVIAALDSTAPLLAEARAEMAQARAAWTGSRAFPNPALFATQEALNDAANTTERVLGVRQNFGFLWSYSAQSGAARAAYDVEQARYIEARQALAAEVAIQAYEFDRLMRQIAAMDSVLAQAERLAAATSARRVAGDAAPYDELRIQLEVIQLQQQRVELEREAHAVLTELVTLTGRNADELSALRLFVFKAPDFATEADAANFAHEHRAVLTEVKRNEDAGRKTLAAAKWNQLPDFSLGIGTKAVVPGDGGVYFEGELEIPLWSQRRSARHAAASALYGAERARSAVLTNVDQEVHSAFKQWQLVETLSADSHPDLADSAIVNMGRGARLYLEGEMAALELIDALRTGIEAQDAALKMRNAVAEARVNLRRAVGLDILEN
- a CDS encoding DNA polymerase III subunit alpha, translating into MITPVPLLVRSEFSFLNGAARLDEIVRVAAKLGYHTLALTDRDNFCGVPEFLGLCARHGVRPILGVELTIDSGRIVALARTRRGFACLCNLLSQAHLDHERRQPELAERVLCEQAEDIVLIAGGFDAPFAKFLLARQIEKAAAWMARMRARFGDDFYVRIERTQLPLQDEFNMRAAAACAESGVKIVAANPVHYAQPEQFRIFDLMCCIRNRIRLDDAHPERPINAFGYLQSPDSLRKQFIKWPEALAATAEIAERCVNFDLKDLRYRPRYAEVADDESLTRMRALALTGAQRKYRDVSRELRERIDYELSVIGELGFAGYFLIVHDLLSFARTKGVRYAGRGSSADSVVAYCLDITKVDAFRRNLRFERFINPERRDSLPDIDVDFDRRYREEIVQYVIQKYGQAHVAGVASYNRYRARGALRDVAKAIGFEPMDIDRLARLSHWALSAKRIAATLESRPEIRALKVDRKKFELLFELCAGLDDMPRHISAHPCGVMITGAPVQEITPLLRAANGMLISHYDKDGVEDLGLVKFDLLSLPTLGAVEDAAVMVREHAPEFQYDDIPLDDEATFELLRSGETTGGFQNESPAQQSLAPRLQARTIEDVIAAVALIRPGPLKGEMVEPFVRRRNGMEAVTLIHPVIDKILDHTYGVVLYQEQVISIAVELAGFTPGQADVLRRTISHNRSHEKMLELGEVFVRQAITRGVEPELAEKVFVWIQGYAGYGFCEAHAAAFGDTSYKTAFLLAHHPAEFYAALLNHQPMGFFPAATLMNEARRRGIAVLGPDCNASAALTTVQAGAIRIGLLQISGMNEALAERIRNARPFVSWGDFTRRVRLDRDMLENLVLAGTFDVLHANRKELLFSLGTLLPPERAGRLVLALDLEPVISQRADFDLFTRSAQEHRVLGLSPGRHIMTFWRDNLRAKGIHTCREVKTNPDMRTVLSAAGVVIRPHTPPTKSGKRVIFFSLEDETGLLNVTVFPDAQEKYGHLVPGQSMLVVTGRKDKRGSNGLTALHLEPMPVRK